One stretch of Miscanthus floridulus cultivar M001 chromosome 18, ASM1932011v1, whole genome shotgun sequence DNA includes these proteins:
- the LOC136522299 gene encoding uncharacterized protein isoform X1 has protein sequence MEQWLPLFRHLLVSPAANAAAFSSSPSSGDCPSAPPPAAALLRLLLLPAPTLPASASDPTAAILFQTLPPFLQSQALSFLASSADLLDPHLLRTLAARVLSAQPGRYGLWVRRGARHLIDGLPEEVGVPGVDSDEFIDGFHDPPTWLKEAAARAHPVLPWLPVDCRSLMGSRSGTRAGRGGGDGLDGIGLETLVLVQDEDVEMQEAPGRVLPPQAPPLENSIVQRVLAMRKEIVTVESVLSAQRVVKDLQDLCVQSRNAAEVLSLVRPWEADDDTLRVLLSNLVLEGDGVDGKGPALVLCSVFLPQLLELQRPASSVLLSTALGLCKRHPAAALEAVLFPLVLRKGGLNVPQCDVLTRIVKECMHPLHVTAFCHRLLSGEEQERKPVCIPQHQESIGTNLVWTESLFTLFYNILSQDICLTPSTVGELIYVIDDQASKFPRSLKFGNFLKCFVSKCWHECKHQRVLLERAAERTNTFLTKAVLAKLRPAS, from the coding sequence ATGGAGCAGTGGCTGCCGCTGTTCCGCCACCTCCTCGTCTCCCCCGCCGCCAACGCCGCCGCCTTCTCCTCTTCCCCCTCTTCTGGAGACTGCCCCAGCGCGCCTCCCCCGGCCGCCGCGCTCCTGCGCCTCCTTCTCCTGCCAGCGCCCACGctccccgcctccgcctccgacCCCACGGCCGCCATCCTCTTCCAGACCCTACCGCCCTTCCTCCAGTCCCAGGCGCTGTCCTTCCTCGCCTCTTCCGCTGACCTCCTCGACCCGCACCTCCTCCGCACCCTCGCCGCCCGCGTCCTCTCCGCCCAGCCTGGCCGATATGGACTATGGGTCCGCCGCGGCGCCCGCCACCTGATCGACGGATTGCCTGAAGAGGTGGGCGTCCCTGGTGTTGACTCCGATGAGTTTATCGATGGGTTTCACGATCCGCCAACGTGGCTTAAAGAAGCGGCCGCGCGGGCGCATCCTGTCCTGCCGTGGCTCCCCGTTGATTGCCGGAGCTTGATGGGGAGCAGGAGCGGGACCCGTGCTGGTCGTGGTGGTGGGGATGGTTTGGACGGGATTGGGTTGGAGAccttggtgttggtgcaagacgAGGACGTGGAGATGCAGGAGGCGCCTGGACGTgttcttcctcctcaggctccTCCGCTTGAGAACTCAATCGTGCAGAGGGTCCTGGCTATGCGGAAGGAGATTGTGACAGTGGAATCTGTCTTGTCGGCTCAGCGGGTGGTGAAGGATTTGCAGGACCTTTGCGTTCAGTCCAGGAATGCTGCTGAAGTGCTTAGCTTAGTACGGCCGTGGGAAGCCGATGATGACACTCTGAGGGTCTTGCTTTCCAACTTAGTGCTTGAGGGAGATGGAGTGGATGGAAAAGGACCAGCACTTGTTCTGTGTTCTGTTTTCCTACCACAGTTACTCGAGCTTCAAAGACCAGCTTCATCGGTTCTCCTTTCCACTGCATTGGGTCTCTGCAAGCGCCATCCAGCTGCAGCACTGGAAGCTGTACTGTTTCCACTGGTTCTTAGAAAGGGCGGGCTAAATGTTCCCCAGTGTGATGTGCTAACACGTATTGTCAAGGAATGCATGCATCCACTGCACGTCACTGCTTTCTGCCATAGGCTGCTTTCAGGAGAGGAACAAGAGAGGAAACCAGTTTGTATACCTCAGCATCAGGAGAGTATTGGTACTAATTTGGTCTGGACAGAATCTCTGTTCACACTATTTTACAACATTCTCAGTCAAGATATTTGCTTGACACCAAGCACCGTTGGTGAGCTAATTTATGTGATTGATGACCAGGCATCAAAGTTCCCGAGGTCATTGAAATTTGGCAACTTTCTGAAGTGCTTCGTGTCAAAGTGTTGGCATGAATGTAAGCATCAGAGGGTTTTACTCGAGAGAGCTGCTGAGAGAACCAACACTTTCCTGACTAAAGCTGTATTGGCAAAACTGCGCCCTGCAAGTTGA
- the LOC136522299 gene encoding uncharacterized protein isoform X2, translating into MEQWLPLFRHLLVSPAANAAAFSSSPSSGDCPSAPPPAAALLRLLLLPAPTLPASASDPTAAILFQTLPPFLQSQALSFLASSADLLDPHLLRTLAARVLSAQPGRYGLWVRRGARHLIDGLPEEVGVPGVDSDEFIDGFHDPPTWLKEAAARAHPVLPWLPVDCRSLMGSRSGTRAGRGGGDGLDGIGLETLVLVQDEDVEMQEAPGRVLPPQAPPLENSIVQRVLAMRKEIVTVESVLSAQRVVKDLQDLCVQSRNAAEVLSLVRPWEADDDTLRVLLSNLVLEGDGVDGKGPALVLCSVFLPQLLELQRPASSVLLSTALGLCKRHPAAALEAVLFPLVLRKGGLNVPQCDVLTRIVKECMHPLHVTAFCHRLLSGEEQERKPVCIPQHQESIGIKVPEVIEIWQLSEVLRVKVLA; encoded by the exons ATGGAGCAGTGGCTGCCGCTGTTCCGCCACCTCCTCGTCTCCCCCGCCGCCAACGCCGCCGCCTTCTCCTCTTCCCCCTCTTCTGGAGACTGCCCCAGCGCGCCTCCCCCGGCCGCCGCGCTCCTGCGCCTCCTTCTCCTGCCAGCGCCCACGctccccgcctccgcctccgacCCCACGGCCGCCATCCTCTTCCAGACCCTACCGCCCTTCCTCCAGTCCCAGGCGCTGTCCTTCCTCGCCTCTTCCGCTGACCTCCTCGACCCGCACCTCCTCCGCACCCTCGCCGCCCGCGTCCTCTCCGCCCAGCCTGGCCGATATGGACTATGGGTCCGCCGCGGCGCCCGCCACCTGATCGACGGATTGCCTGAAGAGGTGGGCGTCCCTGGTGTTGACTCCGATGAGTTTATCGATGGGTTTCACGATCCGCCAACGTGGCTTAAAGAAGCGGCCGCGCGGGCGCATCCTGTCCTGCCGTGGCTCCCCGTTGATTGCCGGAGCTTGATGGGGAGCAGGAGCGGGACCCGTGCTGGTCGTGGTGGTGGGGATGGTTTGGACGGGATTGGGTTGGAGAccttggtgttggtgcaagacgAGGACGTGGAGATGCAGGAGGCGCCTGGACGTgttcttcctcctcaggctccTCCGCTTGAGAACTCAATCGTGCAGAGGGTCCTGGCTATGCGGAAGGAGATTGTGACAGTGGAATCTGTCTTGTCGGCTCAGCGGGTGGTGAAGGATTTGCAGGACCTTTGCGTTCAGTCCAGGAATGCTGCTGAAGTGCTTAGCTTAGTACGGCCGTGGGAAGCCGATGATGACACTCTGAGGGTCTTGCTTTCCAACTTAGTGCTTGAGGGAGATGGAGTGGATGGAAAAGGACCAGCACTTGTTCTGTGTTCTGTTTTCCTACCACAGTTACTCGAGCTTCAAAGACCAGCTTCATCGGTTCTCCTTTCCACTGCATTGGGTCTCTGCAAGCGCCATCCAGCTGCAGCACTGGAAGCTGTACTGTTTCCACTGGTTCTTAGAAAGGGCGGGCTAAATGTTCCCCAGTGTGATGTGCTAACACGTATTGTCAAGGAATGCATGCATCCACTGCACGTCACTGCTTTCTGCCATAGGCTGCTTTCAGGAGAGGAACAAGAGAGGAAACCAGTTTGTATACCTCAGCATCAGGAGAGTATTG GCATCAAAGTTCCCGAGGTCATTGAAATTTGGCAACTTTCTGAAGTGCTTCGTGTCAAAGTGTTGGCATGA